A single region of the Actinoplanes sp. SE50/110 genome encodes:
- a CDS encoding ATP-binding protein, with protein sequence MAAVLVVEDNPEHQAVLAEIVRRLGHSVTVADDGRAGLATALAEPFDLIVADVDMPHLDGVRMCRALRAAPATADVPVVLITGYLPPGDTRLAEAGAAAVVPKPFSVRELTETLRGCLPVPADGPFLSELMRSLDSGAVACDRHGRIVFVNRAVRDFFGDECATVPIREWPRRFQLRHHDGTPLRPDEMALERALHGEPVHHADVRTSDRQRRPRWLTVNARPVRDASGAVLGAVAAMHDVTGDHQQLRYEKCKAEVLHALVHAREVEHAGAAVLRSLSTCLDWPYLRFWLVDEVSGRLRPAVTHLSPGAEEIPLPPSLRPGEGVAGRCWTTGELIWVADIRAPDSPVMAQVLGTGYRSAGAVPVLSAEQVVGVLTFFTPDRQDAEPALTVLLTGVAGLLGAYLERRRSDELANQLAASIGEYIALVGHELRTPLTSIATYTDLIAESGDDTTIGEVRDLLAVIERNNARLRTLVERLLDLSALESGHAGLTVGTVDLSAVLRDAAAAVTAEAGDGGARVRTDLPDRLDIPGDQARLRQVAENLIGNAVKYSPPGSTVTVTLTADSDAAVLVVTDTGMGIPAEERNRLFARLYRATNARHSGIPGAGLGLALSRAIVELHHGTITLTAGHPDGTIATVRLPLTATD encoded by the coding sequence ATGGCAGCGGTGCTGGTCGTCGAGGACAACCCGGAACATCAGGCGGTGCTCGCCGAGATCGTCCGCCGGCTCGGCCACAGCGTGACGGTCGCCGATGACGGCCGGGCCGGGCTCGCCACCGCCCTCGCCGAGCCGTTCGACCTGATCGTCGCCGACGTCGACATGCCGCACCTGGACGGGGTGCGGATGTGCCGGGCGCTGCGCGCCGCGCCGGCCACCGCCGACGTGCCGGTCGTGCTGATCACCGGCTACCTGCCGCCCGGCGACACCCGGCTGGCCGAGGCCGGCGCCGCCGCGGTGGTACCCAAACCGTTCAGCGTCCGGGAGCTCACCGAGACCCTGCGCGGCTGCCTGCCGGTGCCGGCCGACGGGCCGTTCCTGTCCGAGCTGATGCGCAGCCTGGACAGCGGGGCGGTGGCCTGCGACCGACACGGCCGCATCGTGTTCGTCAACCGGGCGGTCCGCGACTTCTTCGGCGACGAGTGCGCCACCGTGCCGATCCGGGAATGGCCGCGCCGCTTCCAGCTGCGCCACCACGACGGGACCCCGCTGCGGCCGGACGAGATGGCGCTGGAGCGGGCGCTGCACGGCGAACCGGTGCACCACGCCGACGTGCGGACCAGCGACCGGCAGCGGCGGCCGCGCTGGCTGACCGTCAACGCCCGGCCGGTGCGCGACGCGTCCGGAGCCGTGCTCGGGGCGGTCGCCGCGATGCACGACGTCACCGGCGACCACCAGCAGCTGCGGTACGAGAAGTGCAAGGCCGAGGTACTGCACGCGCTGGTGCACGCCCGGGAGGTGGAACACGCCGGCGCGGCCGTGCTGCGCAGCCTGTCCACCTGCCTGGACTGGCCGTACCTGCGGTTCTGGCTGGTCGACGAGGTGTCCGGCCGGCTGCGCCCGGCGGTCACCCACCTCTCCCCCGGTGCCGAGGAGATCCCCCTCCCGCCCAGCCTGCGCCCCGGCGAAGGGGTGGCCGGCCGGTGCTGGACGACCGGTGAGCTGATCTGGGTGGCCGACATCCGGGCCCCGGACTCGCCGGTGATGGCCCAGGTCCTGGGCACCGGATACCGGTCGGCCGGAGCGGTCCCGGTGCTCAGCGCCGAGCAGGTGGTCGGCGTGCTGACCTTCTTCACCCCGGACCGGCAGGATGCGGAACCGGCGCTGACCGTGCTGCTCACCGGCGTGGCCGGGCTGCTCGGCGCCTACCTGGAGCGGCGCCGCTCGGACGAACTCGCCAACCAGCTGGCGGCCAGCATCGGGGAGTACATCGCGCTGGTCGGGCACGAGCTGCGCACCCCGCTCACGTCGATCGCCACCTACACCGACCTGATCGCCGAGTCCGGCGACGACACCACCATCGGCGAGGTCCGCGACCTGCTCGCGGTCATCGAACGCAACAACGCCCGGCTGCGCACCCTGGTGGAACGCCTCCTCGACCTGTCCGCCCTGGAATCCGGGCACGCCGGGCTGACCGTCGGCACCGTCGACCTGTCCGCGGTGCTGCGCGACGCGGCCGCCGCGGTCACCGCCGAGGCCGGCGACGGCGGCGCCCGGGTCCGCACCGACCTGCCGGACCGCCTGGACATCCCCGGCGACCAGGCCCGCCTGCGGCAGGTCGCGGAGAACCTGATCGGGAACGCGGTCAAATACAGCCCGCCCGGCTCCACCGTGACGGTCACCCTGACCGCCGACTCGGACGCCGCGGTCCTGGTCGTCACCGACACCGGGATGGGCATTCCGGCCGAGGAACGCAATCGCCTCTTCGCCCGCCTCTACCGCGCCACCAACGCCCGGCACAGCGGCATCCCCGGCGCCGGCCTCGGCCTGGCGCTGAGCCGAGCCATCGTCGAGCTGCACCACGGCACGATCACCCTGACCGCGGGCCACCCGGACGGCACCATCGCCACCGTCCGCCTCCCCCTGACCGCCACCGACTAG
- a CDS encoding ATP-binding protein yields MSALTAYLDVPLHHGAPGAARRAVVAVLGGWGFDDPDWLDVTAVVVSELVTNAVRHGGGCVALQVEAHDRRVIVSVADGSSVVPRRRDPDGAGGRGIALIEALAEGWTVHNHEGGKQVRVRLVPCPGAGTPMASGSARGDVA; encoded by the coding sequence ATGAGTGCGTTGACCGCCTATCTGGACGTCCCTCTGCACCACGGCGCACCCGGCGCGGCCCGGCGCGCGGTGGTCGCCGTTCTCGGTGGCTGGGGTTTCGACGACCCCGACTGGCTGGATGTGACCGCCGTGGTGGTCAGCGAGCTGGTCACCAACGCGGTCCGGCACGGCGGCGGCTGCGTCGCCCTGCAGGTCGAGGCCCACGACCGCCGGGTGATCGTGTCGGTCGCCGACGGTTCCTCGGTGGTGCCCCGGCGGCGCGACCCGGACGGCGCCGGCGGCCGCGGGATCGCCCTGATCGAGGCGCTCGCCGAAGGCTGGACGGTGCACAACCACGAGGGCGGCAAACAGGTGCGGGTGCGGCTGGTGCCCTGCCCCGGCGCCGGCACGCCGATGGCGTCCGGCTCGGCCCGCGGGGACGTCGCATGA
- a CDS encoding STAS domain-containing protein codes for MRIVRYDGPGAVRLALHGELDLATTGRVTAEAEAALATPGVRRLILDVAGLTFCDSSGIDALVNIRTAAQTRGATCQVVGAQGIVHRSMQATGVLALLSAPDRGAA; via the coding sequence ATGAGGATCGTCCGCTACGACGGTCCGGGCGCGGTCCGCCTGGCCCTGCACGGCGAGCTGGACCTGGCCACCACCGGCCGGGTGACCGCCGAGGCCGAGGCGGCGCTGGCCACCCCGGGCGTGCGTCGGCTGATCCTGGACGTGGCCGGGCTGACCTTCTGCGACTCGTCGGGCATCGACGCCCTGGTGAACATCCGGACCGCCGCGCAGACCCGGGGCGCCACCTGCCAGGTGGTCGGCGCGCAGGGCATCGTGCACCGATCCATGCAGGCCACCGGGGTACTGGCCCTGCTGTCGGCGCCCGATCGGGGTGCCGCCTGA
- a CDS encoding methyl-accepting chemotaxis protein: MRILRRLRLGGRLSVAFAVVLVLLGVAVAIGAVGLNRQSTAAADNRDLMRLQHQVDQQKYFDGDISGWQVAYAWDTRRGDPRKAVDPASENRAGFLADAQALRDLLRATDTGRMTPAERQLFDTLSATWDEYFKADSQAAALYAKGDVAGGDKQILGPGYDLYFAIVQGTDKLVAAVTGRAEQATRTAQRQAATARNALIIAFALAVVAAVLLTVVVTRSVTGPIGRLISTLQAMARGDLTVRADTDGGDEIAVMGRAVDEAITGIRGSVVEIVESGVRLTEASETMRRVSQEIDQAVAEADQQAGLAAASASGVSGNVHTVAAGTDEMGSAISEISRNAGDAAQVATDAVAAARATSATINRLGDSSAQIGDVIDVITTIAAQTNLLALNATIEAARAGEAGKGFAVVASEVKDLAQETARATEQISQQIAAIQSDTGQAVTAIDEISRIIEQISDYQTTIASAVEQQSATTAEMNRGVTEAANGASDIAGNIANVASSTAASRAAAGQAARTAHEVETLAEQLRSAVQRFRI, translated from the coding sequence ATGCGGATCCTGCGGCGTCTACGGCTCGGTGGCCGCCTGTCGGTGGCCTTCGCCGTCGTGCTGGTGCTGCTCGGCGTGGCGGTCGCGATCGGCGCGGTCGGGCTGAACCGGCAGTCCACCGCGGCCGCGGACAATCGCGACCTGATGCGTCTGCAGCACCAGGTCGACCAGCAGAAATACTTCGACGGGGACATCTCCGGGTGGCAGGTCGCATACGCCTGGGACACCCGGCGCGGCGATCCGCGGAAGGCGGTCGACCCGGCCAGCGAGAACCGCGCCGGTTTCCTGGCCGACGCACAGGCGCTGCGGGACCTGCTGCGGGCCACCGACACCGGGCGGATGACCCCGGCCGAGCGCCAGCTCTTCGACACCCTCTCGGCCACCTGGGACGAGTATTTCAAGGCCGACTCGCAGGCGGCGGCCCTGTACGCCAAGGGCGACGTGGCGGGCGGCGACAAACAGATCCTCGGACCCGGATACGACCTGTACTTCGCGATCGTGCAGGGCACCGACAAACTGGTCGCCGCGGTCACCGGGCGCGCCGAGCAGGCCACCCGCACCGCCCAGCGGCAGGCGGCCACCGCCCGGAACGCTCTGATCATCGCGTTCGCCCTGGCCGTGGTCGCGGCCGTGCTGCTCACCGTGGTGGTCACCCGCAGCGTCACCGGCCCGATCGGCCGGCTGATCAGCACCCTGCAGGCGATGGCCCGCGGCGACCTGACGGTGCGCGCCGACACCGACGGCGGCGACGAGATCGCGGTGATGGGCCGGGCCGTCGACGAGGCGATCACCGGCATCCGCGGCAGCGTCGTCGAGATCGTCGAGAGCGGGGTGCGGCTCACCGAGGCGTCCGAGACGATGCGCCGGGTCAGCCAGGAGATCGACCAGGCGGTGGCGGAGGCCGATCAGCAGGCCGGGCTGGCCGCGGCGAGCGCCTCCGGGGTGTCCGGCAACGTGCACACGGTCGCCGCCGGCACCGACGAGATGGGCTCGGCGATCAGCGAGATCTCCCGCAACGCCGGCGACGCCGCGCAGGTCGCCACGGACGCGGTCGCCGCGGCCCGGGCCACCAGCGCCACCATCAACCGGCTCGGCGACTCGTCGGCGCAGATCGGCGACGTGATCGACGTGATCACCACGATCGCGGCGCAGACCAACCTGCTGGCCCTGAACGCCACCATCGAGGCGGCCCGGGCCGGCGAGGCGGGCAAGGGCTTCGCGGTGGTCGCCAGCGAGGTGAAGGACCTGGCCCAGGAGACCGCGCGGGCCACCGAGCAGATCTCCCAGCAGATCGCCGCGATCCAGAGCGACACCGGGCAGGCGGTGACCGCCATCGACGAGATCAGCCGGATCATCGAGCAGATCAGCGACTACCAGACCACGATCGCGTCGGCCGTCGAGCAGCAGAGCGCCACCACGGCCGAAATGAACCGCGGGGTGACCGAGGCGGCGAACGGCGCCAGCGACATCGCCGGCAACATCGCCAACGTGGCGAGCAGCACCGCGGCCAGCCGTGCGGCGGCCGGTCAGGCCGCCCGGACGGCGCACGAGGTGGAGACGCTCGCCGAGCAGTTGCGGTCCGCTGTTCAGCGGTTCCGCATCTGA
- a CDS encoding GAF domain-containing sensor histidine kinase, with product MAAEVTFCAPEIPPPRALETMQMSAVGDAARVAAVRSYQLLDAPRPVVLDELTRLAGSVFETSMSTVTLVEADRQWFAGSTGMPSSGGPLGSSFCGVVVDQRMPLVVADALTHPVFRSWENVVGAPHIRFYAGVPLVDEDGFTLGTMCVLDDRPRDTADRRLDMLHTMAGQAAGHLSGVRNRMLLAEVGDELSRAISREEDFVATVSHELRTPVTTIQGYLELLVDNEELAPYRRMIEPIQRNGERLVRMVDHLLAGTRPVGTPLPLLRAQTDLVTVAEAAMAACRPQAAQRDVSLVLEVAGGAGPFPVPGDFTRLSQAAEHLIRNGVLFSPPGSTVRVLADEFGLSVADAGAGIPADELPHVAERFFRGRFAREQAVPGVGLGLAITQRILRAHEGTLTVMSDGSGMGTTTRMTVIS from the coding sequence GTGGCCGCCGAAGTCACCTTCTGTGCGCCGGAGATCCCGCCACCTCGTGCCCTGGAGACGATGCAGATGAGCGCAGTCGGTGACGCGGCCCGGGTCGCGGCGGTGCGCAGCTACCAGTTGCTCGACGCGCCCCGCCCGGTGGTCCTGGACGAGCTGACCCGGCTGGCCGGCTCGGTCTTCGAGACCTCGATGTCGACGGTGACCCTGGTCGAGGCGGACCGGCAGTGGTTCGCCGGCAGCACCGGCATGCCGAGCAGCGGCGGGCCGCTGGGCAGTTCGTTCTGCGGGGTGGTGGTCGATCAGCGGATGCCGCTGGTGGTCGCCGACGCGCTCACCCACCCGGTCTTCCGCAGCTGGGAGAACGTGGTCGGTGCGCCGCACATCCGGTTCTACGCCGGGGTGCCGCTGGTCGACGAGGACGGGTTCACCCTGGGCACCATGTGCGTGCTCGACGACCGGCCGCGGGACACCGCGGACCGGCGGCTGGACATGCTGCACACGATGGCCGGGCAGGCGGCCGGCCACCTGTCCGGTGTCCGCAACCGGATGCTGCTGGCCGAGGTGGGTGACGAACTGTCCCGGGCGATCAGCCGGGAGGAGGATTTCGTCGCCACCGTGTCGCACGAGTTGCGCACCCCGGTCACCACCATCCAGGGCTACCTGGAACTGCTGGTCGACAACGAGGAGCTGGCCCCGTACCGCAGGATGATCGAACCGATCCAGCGCAACGGCGAGCGCCTGGTCCGGATGGTCGACCACCTGCTGGCCGGCACCCGTCCGGTCGGCACCCCGCTGCCGCTGCTGCGGGCGCAGACCGACCTGGTCACGGTGGCCGAGGCCGCGATGGCCGCGTGCCGCCCGCAGGCCGCGCAGCGTGACGTGTCGCTGGTGCTGGAGGTGGCCGGGGGCGCCGGGCCCTTCCCGGTGCCCGGCGACTTCACCCGGCTCAGCCAGGCCGCGGAGCACCTGATCCGCAACGGTGTGCTGTTCAGCCCGCCCGGGTCCACGGTGCGGGTGCTGGCCGACGAGTTCGGGCTGAGCGTGGCGGACGCGGGCGCGGGCATCCCGGCGGACGAGCTGCCGCACGTGGCCGAGCGGTTCTTCCGCGGCCGGTTCGCCCGGGAGCAGGCGGTTCCCGGGGTCGGCCTGGGTCTGGCGATCACCCAGCGGATCCTGCGGGCACACGAGGGCACACTGACCGTTATGTCCGACGGATCGGGAATGGGCACCACCACGAGGATGACCGTGATCTCCTGA
- a CDS encoding response regulator, protein MRTELYKSAAADDKKPMVLVVDDEQTVLDALSLQLGREFNVLTAPDGERALKVLAEHGRAAAVISDMRMPGMNGIELLRRVQMEYPDITRVLHTGHGDMSTAVAAINSGGVYRYLPKPADTDALRDAIRASVAKHDEAIADRELLDRTLRTSVKALFGVLELSNPPAYRRAGRISTLVGELCHLLQLDGLWEIEVAAMAAQLGAVAVPAATLTKVERGLPLSADEQASVDAMPRIALRLLGDIPMMGEVLAIVRGLTGAPTPAEGRSALAEDAIAVLRTATDYEMLESRGVNAVDAITAIEEREGHYPHVVAALRRLKGVRAVKDTVKSVRVTELEVGMRLIEDVVATNGLVLIGKETVITELMLDRLTNFARAIELIETVLAAVPYRASYQPTAYAGHR, encoded by the coding sequence GTGCGGACCGAGCTGTACAAGTCGGCGGCCGCCGACGACAAGAAACCCATGGTGCTGGTCGTCGACGACGAGCAGACCGTGCTCGACGCGCTCTCCCTGCAGCTCGGGCGGGAGTTCAACGTGCTCACCGCGCCGGACGGCGAGCGGGCGCTGAAGGTGCTGGCCGAGCACGGCCGGGCCGCCGCGGTGATCAGCGACATGCGGATGCCCGGGATGAACGGCATCGAGCTGCTGCGCCGGGTCCAGATGGAATACCCGGACATCACCCGGGTGCTGCACACCGGCCACGGCGACATGAGCACCGCGGTCGCCGCGATCAACTCCGGCGGCGTCTACCGCTACCTGCCCAAACCGGCCGACACGGACGCGCTGCGCGACGCGATCCGGGCCTCGGTGGCCAAGCACGACGAGGCGATCGCCGACCGGGAACTGCTCGACCGGACGCTGCGGACCAGCGTGAAAGCACTCTTCGGGGTGCTCGAACTGTCCAACCCGCCGGCCTACCGGCGAGCCGGGCGGATCAGCACGCTGGTCGGCGAACTCTGCCACCTCCTGCAGCTCGACGGCCTCTGGGAGATCGAGGTCGCCGCGATGGCCGCGCAACTCGGCGCGGTCGCCGTGCCGGCCGCCACCCTCACCAAGGTGGAACGCGGGCTGCCGCTCAGCGCGGACGAGCAGGCCTCGGTCGACGCCATGCCGCGGATCGCGCTGCGGCTGCTCGGCGACATCCCGATGATGGGCGAGGTGCTGGCCATCGTGCGCGGGCTGACCGGGGCGCCGACCCCGGCCGAGGGGCGCTCGGCGCTGGCCGAGGACGCGATCGCCGTGCTGCGCACGGCGACCGACTACGAGATGCTGGAGAGCCGCGGAGTCAACGCGGTCGACGCGATCACCGCGATCGAGGAGCGCGAGGGGCACTACCCGCATGTCGTGGCGGCGCTGCGGCGACTCAAGGGGGTCCGGGCGGTCAAGGACACCGTCAAGAGCGTGCGGGTGACCGAGCTCGAGGTGGGGATGCGGCTGATCGAGGACGTGGTGGCGACCAACGGGCTGGTGCTGATCGGCAAGGAAACCGTGATCACCGAGCTGATGCTCGACCGTCTGACCAACTTCGCCCGCGCCATCGAACTGATCGAGACGGTGCTCGCCGCCGTCCCCTACCGGGCGAGCTACCAGCCCACCGCCTACGCGGGGCACCGCTGA
- a CDS encoding Hpt domain-containing protein: MEDERLATVRARIDAITEPDPSPAEIALVLRLLRSFAAKTPDAVDRLLDALTKDDPGLTRDEAHALKGSAANIGAAALAAVCSSVEDQARAGGVVDPAAAAGLIRTEAAGALRAVSALADEYARRCPG; the protein is encoded by the coding sequence ATGGAGGACGAACGGCTCGCCACGGTCCGGGCCCGGATCGATGCCATCACCGAACCGGACCCGTCACCCGCCGAGATCGCTCTGGTGCTGCGCCTGCTGCGATCCTTCGCGGCCAAGACCCCCGACGCCGTCGACCGCCTGCTCGATGCCCTCACCAAGGATGATCCCGGCCTGACGCGGGACGAGGCGCACGCGTTGAAGGGCTCGGCCGCGAACATCGGCGCCGCCGCCCTGGCCGCGGTCTGCTCCTCGGTCGAGGACCAGGCCCGCGCCGGTGGCGTCGTGGACCCGGCGGCCGCGGCCGGCCTGATCCGCACCGAGGCCGCCGGAGCGTTGCGCGCCGTGTCCGCCCTGGCCGACGAATACGCCCGGCGCTGCCCCGGGTAG